The Salvelinus namaycush isolate Seneca chromosome 5, SaNama_1.0, whole genome shotgun sequence genome segment CAGAGTTTGGAACataaagtagtgatcagagataCTCAGTGAAGACCAATCTCCTGGGACTGCATGCTGATAAACACATCTCCATTCAATCCCCTTGTCTATAGTTTTTCAGTGATATGCAGTAGTGATATATGTGCAGCGGGACATTTGTTGGCCTTGCAGCTATACCGGTCTGTTACTGTTAATATCATCTGAGGGTagatgtattgtgttgtattgaggCTTATGCACTTTGACATACACTAGCCTGTTACTTTCTCTCAACCATAATGTATCTTTGTCTTTATATATGATGCTACAACTCTACAATGCTAATAGTGAGTATCTGGTTCACACCAGGTCAGTTTCATGGATTTTTCCTTGATGGCACAGAAAGTCTCAGATCGAATCAGCCATTCTCTGAGCCAATCACAGCCATTTCTCAGACATAAATAGCACTTTGTCCAGACAACACCTTCCTCCCAACCTTCATGAGGTATCACAGTCTGATCAGATATGCTATTGATTTATAGTCAGTTTAAGTTTGATGTCCAGCCAGCTGGCATTGACTCACAGAATATATTCTATGATATAGTTTTCAGTTTCACTGTGAGGTCATGTGTTCAAGCACTTCCATGTGTCAGTTGTATGACCAAAGTTCATTTGACCCCGGCCCATGCACACTGTGATAGGGTCTAGGGTTAGGGGCCGCATGGGCCCAGTCTATTCATTAGATGTAATTTCACAATAGCCAGtagattttttatattttttatttcacctttatttaaccaggtaggctagttgagaacaagttctcatttgcaactgcgacctggccaagataaagcatagcaattagacacatacaacaacacagagttacacatggaataaacaaaacatacagtcaataatacagtagaaaaaaaagtctatatacaatgtgagcaactgaggtgagataagggaggtaaaggcagaAAAAAAGCCATGGTGGCAAGGTAAATaaaatatagcaagtaaaacactggaatggtagttTTGCaatggaagaatgtgcaaagtagaaatagaaataatggggtgcaaaggagcaaaataaataaataaataaatagagtaggggaagaggtagttgtttgggctaaattatagatgggctatgtacaggtgcagtaatctgtgagctgctctgacagctggtgcttaaagctagtgagggagataagtgtttccagcttcagagatttttgcagttcgttccagtcattggcagcagagaactggaaggaaagacgaccaaaggaggaattggctttgtgggtgaccagtgagatatacctgctggagcgcgtgctacgagtgggtgctgctatggtgaccagtgagctgagataaggcggggctttacctagcagagacttgtagataacctgtagccagtgggtttggcgacgagtatgaagcgagggccagccaacgagagcgtacaggtcgcaatggtgggtagtgtatggggctttggtgacaaaccggatggcactgtgatagactgcatccagtttgttgagtagagtgttggaggctattttctagatgacatcaccgaagtcgaggatcggtaggatggtcagttttacgagggtatgtttggcagcatgagtgaaggatgctttgttgtgatataggaagccgattctagatttcattttggattggagatgcttaatgtgagtctggaaggagagtttacagtctaaccagacacttaggtatttgtagttgtccacgtattctaagtcagagccgtccagagtagtgatgctggacgggcgagcaggtgcgggcagtgatcggttgaatagcatgcatttagttttacttgcatttaagagcagttggaggccacggaaggagagttgtatggcattgaagctcgtctggaggtcaacacagtgtccaaagaggggccagaagtatacagaatggtgtcgtctgcgtagaggtgtatcagagaatcaccagcagcaagagcaacatcattgatgtatacagagaagagagtcggcccgaggattgaaccctgtgagaccccatagagactgccagaggtccggacaacaggccctccgatttgacacactgaactctatcagagaagtagttggtaaaccaggcgaggcaatcatttgagaaaccgaggctgtcgagtctgccaataagaatgtggtgattgacagagtcgaaggccttggccaggtcgatgaatacggctgcgcagtaatgtctcttatcgatggcggttatgatgtcgtttaagACCTTGaccgtggctgaggtgcacccatgaccagctttgaaaccagattgcatagcggagaagatacggtgggattcgaaatggtcggtaatctgtttgttaacttggctttcgaagaccttagaaagacagggtaggatagatatagatctgtagcagtttgggtctagagtgtcaccccctttgaagagggggatgaccgcggcagctttccaatctttgggaatctcagacgacacgaaagagaggttgaacaggctagtaataggggttgcaacaatttcggcagatcattttagaaagagagggtccagattgtctagcctggctgatttgtaggggtccagattttgcagctctttcagaacatcagctgactggatttgggtgaaggagaaatggtgggggctttggcgggttgctttggagggtgccgggcagttgaccggggtaggggtagccaggtggaaagcatggccagccgtagagaaaagcttattgaaattctcaattatagtggatttatcagtggtgacagtgtttcctagcctcagagcagtgggcagctgggaggaggtgctcttattctccatggacttaacagtgtcccagaacttttttgagttagtcctacaggatgcaaatttctgtttgaaaaagctagccttagctttcctgactgcctgtgtatatttgttcctaacttccctgaaaagttgcatatcacgggggctattcgttGCTAAtccagaacgccacaggatgtttttgtgctggtcaagggcagacaggtctggagtgaaccaaggactatatctattcctagttctaaatgttttgaatggggcatgcttatttaagatggtgaggaaggcacttttaaagaatagccaggcatcatctactgacgggatgaggtcaatgtcattccaggataccccggccagggcgattagaaaggcctgctcgcagaagtgttttagggagcgtttgacagtgatgaggggtggtcatttggtcgcaaacccattacggatgcaggcaatgaggcagtgatcgctgagatcttgattgaaaacagcagaggtgtatttggagggcgagttagttaggatgacatctatgagggtgcccgtgtttacggatttggagttgtacctggtaggttcattgataatttgtgtgagattgagggcatcaagcttagattgtaggatggccagggtgttaagcatgtcccagtttaggtaacctagtagcacgagctcagaagatagatggggggcaatcaattcacatatggtatcgagggcacagctgggggcagagggaggtctatagcaagcggcaacagtgagagacttgtttctggaaaggtgcatttttagaagtagaagctcgaattgtttgggtacagacttggatagtaatacagaactctgcaggctatctttgcagtagattgcaacaccgccccctttggcagttctatcttggcggaaaatgttatagttagcgatggagatttcagggtttttggtggttttcctaagccaggattcagacacggctaagacatcagggttggcagagtgtgctaaagcagtgagtaaaacaaacttagggaggaggcttctaatgttgacatgcatgaaaccaaggcttttacagttacagaagtcaacaaatgagagcacctgaggagtgggagtggggctaaacactgcaggacctggattaacctctacatcaccagaggaacagaggagaagtaggataagggtacggctaaatgctatacgaactggccgtctagcacgttcggaacagagagtaaaaggagcaggtttctgggcacgatagcatagtttcaaggcatagtgtacagacaaacgtaaggtaggatgtgagtacattggaggtaaacctaggcattgagtaatgatgagagagatatagtctctagagacgtttaaaccaggtgatgtcatcgcatatgtaggaggtggaacaacatggttggttaaggcataagATAACATATGGTGTCTAGGAACTTATTTGGAATCAATTAAATGTTACAGTAGACTTTCATTTTCCAAAGTAAAGCTCCCCCTTTGTCATACTGTAGTTATTCTGTTGAAATGGATAGTGTGTTACTGTGCTATACTGGTAGTTGACCTTGTCATAACCTCGCCCCCAGGTTATTGCGCAAAGAAGTGTCTGGGAACAACATTACCATGCCAAAAAGGTGGATCAGTCTACCCAGAGAATGGCCAGATTGAGAATCTTCACAGCACTCATTCTACATCACTTGAGTTATTCATGATgtcacatcctggtaatctggaGTTTTGAAGTCAGGAGTTGAGTTCTAAACCTCGTATCTGCCCACTGTGCCTTATTACAAACCATCACAGTGCCACTCTATAGAGAGTAGAATAAGGTGTTGCCTGGAATCTACTATTTCCTATGTAAATGCACTACAGTGCAACGTTCAACACCTTAAATAACCTCTGACCCCAGTGATGACTAAAATGTGTCAAGGTTGACACTGCGCTATAGGTTTGCGTTGGCAGTTGAGAAGACACAACTGTTGGGATGCTACCTTTGATGGCTAAACAAACGCCAGGATGTCTATAATGAAATCATGTCCTTGTCGAAAAGCACCAATGTGAAATGGACTAATGCCAGCATTCGTAGAATCTAGTTAGTATTATATGTGGTTGTGGTCTCATTGCTTGACCTGATTACAAAGTGTCTGTGGTGTGGACATGTTTAAGGTTATCTGCCGGCCATCAGCAGTGGAATACCTTTACTCATTAGTATTACTTTAAGCAggggttttagaagtgggggggacatattTTAGAAAATGATTTCTATATtttttatccagtcggataaacactccaaacagacTACCCAACCGCTCGGAgacgtccgcatggtcctaaagcacacagtTGCCTCtattgtatcacattccaatgataaaactgtgggcgacaaaaatgcaatttcagaatgtgggggggacatgtcccccttcccccccgtccccagtgaaagttgcatcCCTGACTGTAAGTCTTCTCTAGAATGAGGCTTTCAGTAGAAGGGTCAAGGTCCATGCACAGTTGTCTAATTAGAATATAACCAATAAAAAGGACCATGGTGGTGGGGGAGATTCACAAAATAAACATATTGAAGTTCAATCAAAGCAAGCTTAATCAAGTCTGGTCTGTCTATGTTCAGTCTGTCAGGCTCAGAGAATGAATATGAAGGTAAcaaaataatgtattgtcattgtgtattgtgtgtgcgtgtgcgtgtgtgtgtgtgcatgtcaatATAGTAACCGCACAGTCATGTGATGACAGCGAGCAAGGAGTTGTAGTAGAAGCAGGAAGAGAGGTGACATGGCAGTGACTCCTGGACTTTGGGCTTACATCTACAGCTCTGGTTTCGACTATATATACAGCGTGGCTCTGGCCtgatagacacacagacagactgaatacacagagatacaccAAGAAAAAAACAGGTGAGGCCAATGCTGAGATTCAAAACAAGGTGTTGAGACACTAGGATTTTAGGGTTCTAAGATTCAAATGTAATTGAAGTGTAATTGATTAATGATGTTTCTGTTTCAGTGAGAAACGCAAATATGAAGGTGTTGGCGGTGCTTGCAATTGCTATACTCTCTGGTAAGTAACATCTAATGTTACCACAAACGTAACTACTCTGTAAAAAAATTTTTTTGAAACCTTTTGAATGCAACTTGATTATTAGAATGATTATTATTTTAAACTTAGTCTAATTCAAGCTCCTTGAACAGTGTAAGGTCATAAAGCAGGTCAGGTTAAACGAGCAGTTTCACAGGAACTAACTCTCCTTCCATGCCCCAACAGGTTGCCATGCTAACCTATTCTATGCTGATGAGCCCAAGCCACAGCTGGAGCAGCTGACAGATGCCTTCTGGGACTACGTCGCCAAGGCAACAAAAACTGCCGACGACACCGTCCAGATGATCAGGAAGTCTCAGTTGGGACAGGATGTCAAGTAAGTCATTTGACCTGTGATCTAGTTGTCATAACATGTGTGTAATGTCTGTAGTGGAAGCCCTCAGAGTACTAGtcacccgagtggcgcagcggtcgaaggcactgcatcgcagtgctagaggcatcactacagacaatCCCGGCTGTAtcccaaccggccgtgattgggagttgcatagggtggtgcacaattggcccacgccgtctgggttaggggagggtttgtccggggtaggccgtcattgtaaatacgaatttgttcttgactgacttgcctagttacagtaAGTAAAATAAAATCAATAAATAAAACTAGAATCCTGACCTGACCAGACCCCTCTCCTGCAGTGACCGCATTACAGAGAGTGCTGATGTGGCCAGCCAATACGCCATCTCCCTGCAGGAGCAGCTTCCTCCTGCAGCCAAGGACCTGATGACCAAGATTACCCAGGAAGCTGAGGTGCTGAAAGAGCGTCTGGAGCAAGACCTGGGCAGTGTCAAGGGGAAACTGGAGCCCTACGCAGAGGAGATGAAGACACAAGTCCAGCAGAGAGTGGAGCAGCTGAAACAGGATCTGGCTCCCTATGCAGAGTCCCTGGACTCCGAGGCCCTGAGGGCCACCCTGCTCCAGAAGAGTGAGGAGCTGAAGGGGAGTCTGGAGCAGAGTGTGAAGGAGATGCAGTCCCAGCTGGGTCCCTACACAGATGAGCTGAAGCAGAAAGTGGACCTGCGCCTGCAGGACTTCCAGAAGAGAGTGGCCCCCCTGGCCGAGAACCTCCAGAGCGAGCTGGCCACCAGAGCTCAGATGGTGCAGAAGAGCCTGGCCCCCTATGCTGAGGACTTGAAGGACAAGCTGGACCCCTACGCCCAGGACCTGAAGGCCCAGCTCACCGCCCTCTACCAGGCCTTCACCAACACCAACTAAATGGCCCAAACCAACACCACTCCTTGATCCTCTGAAACGTTTTGAGTGATTCTGTCATACCCCGAACTGCACTgtaaaacatggaaactaaacTGGGCATATGCCCAGAGCatcatatttattattatttagttCACACTCAACGTTCACACTCAAATATTTATATGTGTTTGTTTTTACCTTGTTGGATAATGTCAACTTTTTTAATTTTATTAATTTTTAAAGAAAAATAAAGCTATTGAAATTATGAACATATGCAAGATTGTTCCCTCATTCATTACACTCCAATTACACATGCAATATGTCACTTAAGGACACAGGAAAAGTCACAACTATGGCTGTCCCCGTCtctgtgtgcctctctctctctctctctctctctctctctctctgtctctctctgtctatctgtctctctctctctgtttctctctctgtctctctctctctgtctctctctctctgtgtctctctctctgtgtctctctatctttctctctctgtgtctctctctgtgtctctctctctttctctctgtgtctctgtgtgtgtctctctgtctgtgtgtgtcactctgtctctctctttgtttcgctctctctgtctcgctctctctctcttttagcaACACACATACTTGTGTTGAGTGTGTGAAATCCCTTTGCTTAATTAGAGACTGTTATTTCCTGGGCCTCCTAAGCCAGACTGGCCCTGCTGACATTTGTATCTCTAGCTCATGTGTCAGCAACAGGTTTATCCAGGTCTCTGTCCTTTTACATGTCAATGCTGGTAAAATGCCAACGTAATGGCATGTAACATTCATACCCAGAAAACATGACTCCCATGTGGGTATTTGGTGGGCAAGGTGGGCACGGGCTAGCCCACCCAAGCCCAACACGGCCCATCCAAAACCAAGCCCAACAGGGGCCATCCCTTACCAAGCCCAGcacgggctagcccacaccaagcccagcacgggctagcccacaccaagcccagcacgggctagcccacaccaagcccagcacgggctagcccacaccaagcccagctAAGGTTAGCCCTCACCAAGTCcagcacaggctagcccacaccaagcccagctAAGGCTAGCCCTCACTAAGCCCAGCTAAGGCTAGCCCTCAACAAGCCCAGCACAgcctagcccacaccaagcccagctAAGGCTAGCCCTCACCAAGCCcagcacaggctagcccacaccaagcccagctAAGGCTAGCCCTCACCAAGTCcagcacaggctagcccacaccaagcccagctAAGGCTAGCCCTCACCAAGCCcagcacaggctagcccacaccaagcccagctAAGGCTAGCCCTCACTAAGCCCAggacaggctagcccacaccaagcccagctAAGGCTAGCCCTCACCAAGTCcagcacaggctagcccacaccaagcccagctAAGGCTAGCCCTCACCAAGCCCAggacaggctagcccacaccaagcccagctAAGGCTAGCCCTCACCAAGCCtagcacaggctagcccacaccaagcccagcacAGGCTAGCCCTCACCAAGCCCAggacaggctagcccacaccaagcccagctAAGGCTAGCCCTCACCAAGCCCAagacaggctagcccacaccaagcccagctAAGGCTAGCCCTCACCAAGCCtagcacaggctagcccacaccaagcccagcacaggctagcccacaccaagcccagctaaggctagcccacaccaagcccagcacaggctagcccacaccaagcccagcacaggctagcccacaccaagcccagcacAGGCTAGCCCTCACCAAGCCtagcacaggctagcccacaccaagcccagcacaggctagcccacaccaagcccagctaaggctagcccacaccaagcccagctaaggctagcccacaccaagcccagatAAAGGCAGGGGCTCATCCACATATTTGGGGTCGTGGTTTGCACACAGTGTATTTTGTGCAACCGTTACCGCGAGTGTTGTTCTGGATTAAGTGGTCTGTTGTGTGATGCCAATTTGTTTTAGAACTTGTACACTACCAATGaagaagtattttttttaaacttaaatACGTGCATGTGACATGAGAAATGTAAGTTTCTCTTGTAAAACATTATGTATGATAGTAACAACTtggttgtctttctgatacagtGTATCATGCTTCCTAAATAGGCTTTAAAAATATGCAATTTATGCATTAAATTAAATtgtattaattaattaaataaatagaTTCCTATTAAATGCCAAAGGCCCTTTGTGCCGTGTGGGCATGTTTGCTGGGAAAAGATGGGTTAATTTCAGGCCCAAGTGAGGGCTGCCCTCACCAGATATGAGCTGCCCACACTGGGCAACACTGGGCAAATGCCTTGGGGGCCAACGTGGAGGCGATGAGCGAAGGCACATCAGCCAATGTGGGCAGCCTACACGGGGCCAATATTTTAGCCAATGTGGGCAGCCTACTTGGGGCCAATATTTTAGCCAATGTGGGCAGCCTACATGGGGCCAATATTTTAGCCAATGTGGGCAGCCTACACGGGGCCAATATTTTAGCCAATGTGCGCAGCCTACACGGGCCCAATATTTTAGCCAATGTGGGCAGCCTACACGGAGCCAATATTTTAGCCAATGTGGGCAGCCTACACAGGGCCAATATTTTAGCCAATGTGGGCAGCCTACACGGGGCCAATATTTTAGCCAATGTGGGCAGCCTACACAGGGCCAATATTTTAGCCAATGTGGGCAGCCTAC includes the following:
- the LOC120048759 gene encoding apolipoprotein A-I-like, whose product is MFSLSGSENEYEALVSTIYTAWLWPDRHTDRLNTQRYTKKKTVRNANMKVLAVLAIAILSGCHANLFYADEPKPQLEQLTDAFWDYVAKATKTADDTVQMIRKSQLGQDVNDRITESADVASQYAISLQEQLPPAAKDLMTKITQEAEVLKERLEQDLGSVKGKLEPYAEEMKTQVQQRVEQLKQDLAPYAESLDSEALRATLLQKSEELKGSLEQSVKEMQSQLGPYTDELKQKVDLRLQDFQKRVAPLAENLQSELATRAQMVQKSLAPYAEDLKDKLDPYAQDLKAQLTALYQAFTNTN